The following proteins are encoded in a genomic region of uncultured Hyphomonas sp.:
- a CDS encoding lipase family protein: MNCTAYFAAGLALLFVSAGGQAEAQDDFFSRTLKTQLRKVMTCADESTLSMDINSLSGGKGRGLFVPIIPPPPGMMLKNIREISPSAKTPPATLDHEAISAASRFSAIAYDMYDAELAGKAPDSAFDAPGLKLAGVIYGRDGDAKAARTVFGFVAVSQTDPTQHYYVLRGTMRSAEWTRNAQAYQADFVTTSGEQPFKVHSGFYEIYKGLEIETSGETWDFADTVRMDAAGEDTLHLIGHSLGGALATLAGLDAADAHPKHAGQLNLVTFGAPRVGDVAATRLGATLGSAVRVCNVVDMVPTTPATSSGADYVHFGTLLALSSFDYPAQLNNHVEKYDVQTTCWHHIAAYEIMLGREPDNFPAECVLD; the protein is encoded by the coding sequence ATGAACTGTACTGCCTACTTTGCTGCCGGCCTCGCTCTCCTGTTCGTATCAGCGGGTGGACAGGCTGAAGCGCAAGATGATTTCTTCTCCCGCACACTCAAGACGCAACTCAGAAAGGTCATGACCTGCGCTGATGAGTCCACGCTGTCCATGGATATCAATTCCCTTTCGGGCGGGAAGGGGCGCGGCCTGTTCGTTCCAATCATTCCGCCGCCACCGGGCATGATGTTGAAGAATATTCGGGAAATCTCACCGTCGGCGAAGACACCCCCTGCGACCCTCGACCATGAAGCAATTTCGGCGGCTTCGCGCTTTTCGGCGATTGCATATGACATGTATGACGCGGAATTGGCTGGGAAGGCGCCGGATTCCGCATTCGATGCGCCGGGATTGAAACTCGCCGGCGTGATCTACGGGCGTGATGGGGATGCCAAGGCGGCCCGTACGGTGTTCGGTTTCGTGGCGGTTTCGCAGACCGATCCGACGCAACACTATTATGTCTTGCGGGGAACCATGCGGTCGGCTGAATGGACGCGCAACGCGCAAGCCTATCAAGCTGACTTTGTAACCACATCTGGCGAGCAGCCGTTCAAGGTGCATAGCGGCTTCTATGAAATCTACAAAGGTCTGGAAATTGAGACCAGCGGCGAAACCTGGGACTTCGCAGACACGGTGCGTATGGATGCTGCGGGTGAAGACACACTACACCTGATCGGGCACAGCCTCGGTGGCGCTCTGGCAACGCTGGCCGGTCTGGATGCGGCTGATGCCCACCCGAAGCATGCCGGCCAGCTGAATCTGGTGACGTTCGGAGCGCCCCGCGTCGGCGATGTCGCCGCGACACGGCTTGGCGCGACGCTCGGCAGTGCCGTGCGGGTCTGTAATGTTGTGGATATGGTGCCGACAACCCCGGCGACAAGTTCGGGGGCGGATTATGTTCACTTCGGCACACTGCTGGCGCTGTCGTCTTTCGACTACCCCGCACAGCTCAATAATCATGTAGAGAAATATGATGTCCAGACGACCTGCTGGCATCATATCGCCGCCTACGAGATCATGCTGGGGCGGGAGCCCGACAATTTCCCGGCTGAATGTGTCTTGGACTAG
- a CDS encoding serine/threonine-protein kinase has translation MSGTESNFLPTGYVLQGYEIVKKLGEGTFGVTYLARDVSLDSLVAIKEYFPINGAVRRYSDMHIVPRDDASPASFDNGLEGFLREAKTLALFPNEPNIVKILRFFKENGTGYFVMPFIQSRELKAVIASEGTLSADYVRNMLIKLIGGLEKVHAVGYLHRDIKPANILIADNTAEPILIDFGAARHAMGEDAQKDLSVILTESFAAPEQHDPSAKLSAPADIFGLAGVAYNCLVGSPPPKCAFRSGRDPYEPLVPRASNAMEQNLFAAIDWGLQLDDRKRPQTLAEWRDGIQHGVSGASQGLSGARSGDGDQTLVVGRSSGRSTGSNDDATMVVNRPNSPASPDPATRQAAGAKAGVRGPAVFAGVALAALLLGGGAFVVLNNDSDGDADVSTADVTRNTTVVSTAWQKLDLPQDGSYEQIGFEADKPFRIRVDGNTYLIDSTTYGLPTRLGDLSAEYVEVRGLEPQTSITMLY, from the coding sequence ATGAGCGGCACTGAAAGCAATTTCCTGCCCACGGGGTATGTGCTGCAAGGCTATGAGATCGTGAAGAAGCTCGGGGAAGGCACTTTCGGTGTCACTTACCTCGCGCGTGACGTCTCGCTCGACTCGCTTGTCGCGATCAAGGAATATTTTCCCATCAATGGCGCGGTCCGCCGGTATTCGGACATGCACATTGTTCCGCGCGACGACGCCTCGCCAGCCTCGTTCGACAATGGTCTCGAGGGGTTCCTTCGGGAGGCAAAGACGCTGGCCTTGTTCCCCAACGAACCGAACATCGTGAAAATCCTTCGTTTCTTCAAGGAAAACGGCACGGGCTATTTTGTGATGCCGTTCATCCAGTCCCGCGAATTGAAGGCAGTGATCGCCTCCGAAGGGACATTGTCGGCCGACTATGTCCGGAACATGCTGATCAAACTGATCGGCGGGCTGGAGAAAGTGCATGCGGTTGGATATCTCCATCGGGATATCAAGCCGGCCAATATCCTGATTGCCGACAACACGGCTGAACCGATCCTGATCGATTTCGGCGCGGCGCGTCACGCCATGGGCGAAGATGCGCAGAAGGATCTCAGTGTCATTCTCACGGAAAGCTTTGCCGCGCCGGAGCAGCATGATCCTTCCGCAAAACTGTCAGCCCCCGCAGACATTTTCGGGCTTGCCGGTGTTGCCTATAATTGTCTCGTCGGATCGCCACCGCCAAAGTGCGCTTTTCGGAGCGGGCGAGATCCCTACGAGCCGCTTGTGCCGCGTGCATCCAATGCGATGGAGCAGAATCTGTTCGCCGCAATCGATTGGGGTCTGCAGCTTGATGACCGGAAGCGGCCGCAGACGCTGGCAGAATGGCGTGACGGAATTCAGCATGGTGTCTCGGGCGCGTCACAGGGCCTGAGCGGCGCCAGAAGCGGCGATGGTGACCAAACGCTCGTGGTCGGCCGGTCATCGGGACGAAGCACCGGGTCGAATGATGACGCAACGATGGTTGTAAACCGGCCGAACAGCCCAGCGTCGCCTGATCCTGCAACCCGTCAAGCCGCCGGCGCGAAGGCCGGAGTGCGGGGGCCTGCCGTTTTCGCGGGGGTCGCCCTGGCGGCGTTGTTGCTGGGGGGCGGCGCCTTTGTGGTGTTGAATAATGACTCGGATGGTGATGCGGACGTCTCAACCGCCGACGTGACCCGGAATACGACCGTCGTGAGCACTGCCTGGCAAAAGCTCGATCTCCCGCAAGACGGCAGCTACGAGCAAATCGGTTTCGAAGCTGACAAACCGTTCCGTATTCGGGTTGACGGCAATACCTATCTCATCGACTCCACAACCTACGGGCTGCCAACAAGGCTGGGGGATCTGAGTGCGGAATATGTCGAGGTGAGGGGCCTCGAACCACAAACAAGTATCACAATGCTGTATTAA
- a CDS encoding ATP-binding cassette domain-containing protein encodes MTFHIEIRNRGNISVEGYGRWLIGRLPEADLSFPDDPFCSRQAAYLIVDETGVYVEPVPDASVFRVDGVSITRRTSLKDGSVLQFGEQVLTIWGFQAPKKAAPPQPSSEATFVQPNPATSGQQKSSVPQAGGALEMTASPLVIGRNPGPNGATLSHPSVSRLHAEIGLRGNEPYVRDKGSTNGTYVNGRRIHGAVALAEGDNVSIGPFAFRLRGAVLAPVEFDAGAPILEARNLSVDVKNRAGGGMLRILDNVSLSIPEGQFVCIVGSSGSGKSTLMNLLAARTLPTSGEVDMKGTNLAANFAALKHDIAYVPQNNVLHESLTLRQALTYVARLRLPPDMNSGTRNGIVEDAADAVDMRERLDIKIKDLSGGQKKRASLASEILSSPAVLFLDEVTSGLDESTDREIMALMRKRADAGMTVICVTHTLANVLNFCDTLIVMGKGGIPTYIGPPRGALDFFGVEVLGEIFDQIGAEGGPAKWRERAYQQLPAMRPDEKRSATSQAVDKLPVTKRRSGLLRQWAILTERNVRLTLADTKNLVMALIQSLMIGAMLGYAYSDFGDPGEEISSRIALLMALGTSALWLGTTTASSNIVGEALIFQRERDVNVSTIAFVLSKFVVSGIFTVLQVSLVFVLASALAEEMPGDPVVQWGFMALGALIGVTMGLAISAFSNTQEQANTIVPLALIPQLILAGVLVPALPELGVWFSKATISAFWMTEGMTDVYIQYTDPAPTQINVSTGQPEPLEAESAALAVIMLFVHLGGCLSAAILLALNRFNKRQ; translated from the coding sequence TTGACGTTTCACATAGAGATTCGGAACAGGGGGAACATCAGTGTCGAAGGATATGGCCGTTGGCTGATCGGACGTCTGCCAGAAGCCGACCTGTCCTTTCCTGACGACCCCTTTTGCTCCCGCCAGGCCGCTTACCTGATTGTTGACGAGACCGGCGTGTATGTGGAGCCGGTACCGGACGCGTCCGTCTTTCGTGTCGATGGCGTGTCCATTACGCGGCGCACGAGCCTTAAGGACGGAAGTGTCCTTCAGTTTGGCGAACAGGTTCTGACCATATGGGGGTTTCAGGCGCCAAAGAAGGCTGCGCCGCCGCAACCCTCGTCAGAGGCAACATTCGTCCAGCCAAATCCAGCCACGTCTGGTCAGCAGAAATCCAGTGTGCCGCAGGCGGGTGGCGCTCTCGAGATGACTGCATCCCCGCTTGTTATTGGCCGCAATCCTGGTCCCAATGGGGCGACGTTGTCCCATCCTTCGGTTTCGAGACTTCATGCGGAGATCGGACTGCGTGGAAATGAGCCTTATGTCCGGGACAAGGGCAGCACCAACGGAACCTATGTGAATGGCCGCCGAATTCACGGTGCCGTAGCGCTGGCAGAAGGGGACAATGTCAGTATCGGCCCATTTGCGTTCCGGTTGCGTGGGGCTGTGCTGGCGCCGGTCGAATTCGATGCCGGCGCCCCAATACTCGAAGCCCGCAACCTGTCTGTTGATGTCAAGAACCGGGCTGGTGGAGGCATGCTGCGCATTCTCGACAATGTCAGCCTGTCGATCCCTGAGGGGCAGTTCGTTTGTATTGTCGGATCATCCGGGTCCGGAAAATCAACCCTTATGAACCTTCTGGCCGCGCGCACGCTCCCGACGAGCGGTGAAGTCGACATGAAGGGGACCAATCTTGCAGCCAATTTTGCAGCCCTGAAGCATGATATTGCCTATGTGCCGCAGAACAACGTGCTGCACGAGTCTCTCACATTGCGCCAAGCGCTGACTTACGTAGCCAGGCTTCGCCTTCCACCTGACATGAATTCCGGTACGCGTAACGGTATCGTGGAAGACGCGGCCGATGCGGTCGATATGCGTGAACGCCTCGATATCAAGATCAAGGATCTGTCTGGCGGTCAGAAAAAGCGGGCAAGTCTGGCCAGCGAAATCCTGTCTTCACCCGCAGTCTTGTTCCTCGATGAGGTGACATCCGGCCTGGACGAATCGACGGACCGGGAAATCATGGCGTTGATGCGAAAGCGCGCGGATGCCGGAATGACCGTGATCTGCGTGACACACACATTGGCGAATGTCCTGAACTTTTGCGATACTCTGATCGTCATGGGGAAGGGCGGTATACCGACATATATCGGACCGCCCAGAGGTGCGCTGGACTTTTTCGGTGTCGAAGTTCTCGGCGAAATTTTCGATCAGATCGGTGCCGAGGGTGGTCCGGCGAAGTGGCGGGAGCGCGCCTATCAGCAATTGCCCGCAATGCGGCCGGACGAAAAACGCAGCGCGACTTCGCAAGCTGTTGATAAACTACCCGTCACAAAGCGGCGCTCGGGCCTGTTGCGGCAATGGGCGATTCTGACGGAACGAAATGTCCGGCTGACTTTGGCCGATACCAAGAACCTCGTCATGGCACTGATTCAGAGCCTGATGATTGGCGCGATGCTGGGCTATGCCTATTCGGACTTTGGTGATCCGGGTGAAGAAATTTCTTCGCGTATCGCATTGCTGATGGCGCTCGGCACCTCAGCGCTCTGGCTGGGCACAACGACTGCGTCCAGCAATATTGTTGGAGAGGCGCTGATCTTCCAGCGGGAGCGGGACGTGAATGTTTCGACGATCGCCTTCGTGCTCTCGAAGTTCGTGGTATCCGGGATATTCACCGTTCTTCAGGTGAGTTTGGTGTTCGTATTGGCGAGTGCTTTGGCCGAGGAAATGCCTGGGGACCCGGTCGTCCAGTGGGGCTTCATGGCGCTCGGCGCGCTGATCGGCGTGACGATGGGACTCGCAATTTCTGCATTCTCCAATACGCAGGAACAGGCCAATACGATCGTGCCGCTGGCACTGATTCCGCAGCTGATCCTGGCGGGTGTGCTGGTGCCAGCCTTGCCAGAGCTGGGCGTCTGGTTCTCCAAAGCGACGATCAGTGCCTTCTGGATGACCGAGGGTATGACGGACGTCTATATCCAGTACACAGACCCGGCGCCCACGCAGATAAATGTCAGCACCGGACAGCCCGAGCCGCTCGAGGCGGAGAGCGCCGCGCTTGCCGTCATCATGCTGTTCGTCCACCTGGGCGGATGCTTGAGTGCAGCAATCTTGCTGGCCCTGAACCGGTTCAACAAACGACAGTGA
- a CDS encoding TolC family protein, translating to MRSKTLLATTLSTVMLAGCVNLAPAYTAGDLPVPAELPGASSDADSVTPLLWDDVVTSAALKQVIGIALEENRDLRVTAANVRAARANLLVSGSALWPAIGASASVQTGDTFDEGASGAARFTDSTYGQIGVSAWELDFFGRIRNLNDAALQAYLASEEGERSAKIALAGTVAETWMQLAADHELLKLANRTAESQTESLDLTRELFAAGTASELDVRRASASVAQAQAQAAQYEASVRRDMNALQLLVGSPLPAGLLAEASLFPAPVALNLPVGQSSQVLLDRPDVRAAEARLRASNANIGAARAAYFPSVSLTGGVGVASGSLDDLFNGDGSSGWTFTPAIDLPIFDFDRRRGNLDAARAEADAALATYQGTIQQAFREVADAAAVADTIDRRLLALEQLAEDTQVTFELSGERFKSGLDGYLTVLDAQREYYNAQQQLILATLDNNLNSIALYKALGTWSEE from the coding sequence ATGAGATCCAAGACACTCCTCGCGACCACCCTCAGCACGGTGATGCTGGCAGGCTGCGTGAATCTCGCTCCGGCGTACACTGCCGGTGACCTGCCGGTCCCCGCGGAACTTCCGGGGGCATCCTCAGACGCAGACTCCGTCACGCCCCTTCTCTGGGATGACGTCGTCACCTCTGCCGCGCTGAAACAGGTGATCGGCATCGCACTGGAGGAAAACCGCGACCTCCGGGTAACAGCGGCAAACGTTCGCGCGGCACGGGCGAACCTGCTTGTTTCCGGTTCGGCGCTCTGGCCTGCCATCGGTGCGAGCGCTTCTGTCCAGACCGGCGACACATTCGATGAGGGCGCCTCAGGCGCCGCACGGTTCACGGACAGCACCTACGGCCAGATCGGGGTCTCAGCATGGGAACTCGATTTCTTCGGCCGTATCCGGAACCTGAACGACGCCGCCCTGCAGGCCTATCTTGCCAGCGAAGAAGGCGAGCGGTCTGCCAAAATTGCTCTCGCCGGAACGGTTGCCGAAACCTGGATGCAGCTGGCGGCCGATCATGAACTCCTGAAACTCGCGAACCGGACGGCAGAGAGCCAGACAGAAAGTCTCGACCTCACGCGCGAACTGTTCGCAGCCGGCACCGCCAGCGAACTGGACGTGCGCCGCGCCTCCGCTTCCGTTGCTCAGGCACAGGCCCAGGCCGCCCAGTACGAAGCGTCTGTCCGCCGGGACATGAATGCACTCCAGTTGCTGGTCGGCAGTCCGCTGCCGGCGGGCCTGCTGGCGGAAGCAAGCCTCTTCCCTGCCCCGGTCGCCCTCAACCTGCCCGTCGGCCAGTCCTCGCAGGTCCTGCTGGACCGGCCGGACGTTCGCGCCGCCGAAGCCCGCCTGCGGGCGTCCAACGCCAATATTGGCGCGGCCCGCGCCGCCTACTTCCCCAGCGTGTCTCTGACGGGCGGTGTCGGCGTCGCCAGCGGCTCACTCGACGACCTTTTCAATGGCGACGGCTCCAGCGGCTGGACCTTTACCCCGGCCATCGACCTGCCGATTTTTGACTTCGACCGCCGGCGCGGTAACCTCGATGCCGCACGCGCGGAAGCCGACGCAGCACTGGCGACCTACCAAGGCACCATCCAGCAAGCCTTCCGCGAAGTGGCGGACGCCGCAGCTGTCGCGGACACGATCGACCGGCGCCTGCTGGCGCTCGAACAGCTGGCCGAAGACACGCAGGTCACGTTTGAACTGTCAGGAGAACGCTTCAAATCCGGCCTCGACGGTTACCTGACGGTCCTCGACGCCCAGCGCGAATACTATAACGCCCAGCAGCAGCTGATCCTGGCAACGCTCGACAACAATCTGAACAGCATCGCCCTTTACAAGGCCCTCGGCACGTGGAGCGAGGAGTAA